CAGGACATCATTTCACCGGTTACCGTTGTGGATGAAGAAGCTACGGAAAGGGCCAGGGAACGGGCTGCCCGTGAAGTGGCTCCTGTCTATATCCTGGACCCCTCCATCACCGAAAACCAGGTTGCCAACCTGGAGCGGGCTTTTGATGTGATTAAGGAAACTTTGACTAACGACAATTTATCCCGGGAAGAAAAGCGCCAGCAGCTTAAAGAGCGCATTCCATACGAATTGAGTGACGAGGCCTATGACATCTTCTTGAACCATTCTCTGGAGGAAATTGAAACCTTAAAGCAATTTACGCGTAGCATTGTCTACGAAATTATGTATGCCGGGGTGAAAACTGACACCCTCGAAGCTGCTTTGCAGGAAGTGAATAACTCCCTGATTTTATCCACCTTGGACAGCGATCTGCGCAAAGTATCGCAAGAGATGGCCAAAGCAAGCATTGTCCCTAACTATGTACTGGATCCTGAGGAAACAGAACGCTTGCGCCAAGAAGCCCGGGAGCAGGTGCGCCCCATTGAGATTCGTGAGGGCGAGATTATCGTGGCTGAAGGGGATATTGTCACCCAAGAGATTTACCGCAAGCTGGGCAAAGTGGGTTTGTTAAGCGAATCAGCCAATTTATACCCCTATCTGGGATTGGCTTTGTTTATCGGACTGATACTAGCTTTTATCGCCTGCTATATCCATTACAGTGATTTACCAATCAAGAAAGATAACACCCAATTTTTGATGTATATTGTCATTTTTATCTTAAACGTGGTGTTCTTAAAAGTGGTTAGCATCGGGCAAGTGCTGGACTATCATGGTATTGGTTTTATGGCGCCGGTCGCGTTTGCCACGATGTCTATGACCATGTTGCTGCATCAGCGTATCGCTTTGTTTAGCAGCTTTCTGTTTGGGTTGATTGCCGCCATTATTTTAAACGGTGAAACCACCCGTTATATGGATTTTACCTACGGGTTGGTGGCCATGTTCAGCGGAGCTGCCGGTGCCTTTTTCCTGGGAAATGCCACGCGCAAGACACGCATTTTACAGGCTGGATTTGTGGTATCTGTGGTGACAGTCTGTGCTGTGGTTACGATGATCATGTTAACCCAGTCACCGTTCGGCTGGTTAGATTTGGCCCAATATGTCGCCTACGGGCTGATGAGCGGCATTTTGGCTTCCGTTCTGACCATTGGCATCATGCCGTTCTTTGAAGCGGCTTTTGGCATTTTGTCACCGATGAAACTCATTGAATTGTCTAATCCCAACCAACCTCTCTTGCGTAAAATTTTGCTGGAAGCGCCGGGGACATATCATCACAGTGTGATGGTGGCCAATCTGGCTGAAGCCGCTGCCGAGGCAGTAGGGGCTAACGGCTTGTTGGCCAGAGTGGGTGCTTACTATCATGACGTGGGTAAAACCAAACGTCCCCACTTTTTCATTGAGAATCAATTCAACATGGATAATCCCCATGACAAAATCGCACCTCAACTGAGTGCCACCATTATTACCGCCCATACGAGGGACGGTGCTCAGATGTTAAGGGAGCACAAATTTCCCAAGGCGATTTGTGATATTGCCGAACAGCACCATGGGACGACTCTGCTTAAATATTTTTACCATAAAGCTAAAGAAGGGTCGGATTGTCAAGTCAATGAAAGTGATTTTCGCTATGACGGACCAAAAGCCCAGTTTAAAGAGTCAGCTATTGTGGGGATTGCCGACAGCGTGGAGGCAGCTGTGCGTTCATTATCCAAACCGACCCCCGAGCGGATTGAAAATATCGTCAGACAAATTATCAAGGATCGTTTGGAAGACGGACAATTTAATGAATGTGATTTGACCCTGAAGGAATTGGATACCATTGCCAAGGTGATTTGTGAAACATTGAAGGGTATTTTCCATTCCAGGATTGAGTATCCTGATGAAACGCTCAGAAAAGCACACCCTAAAGGAAGAGAGGATAAACAAGCACCAAAACTGCCAAAGGTGGAAAATCAATCATGATCAAGGTACAGATACAGGATAACCATGCTTTACTTGAGGAACAACATGTCCGTCTGTTGGAGGAGCTGATTGC
This DNA window, taken from Caldalkalibacillus thermarum, encodes the following:
- a CDS encoding HD family phosphohydrolase; this translates as MKKRINVDGDISRWGRFWNKWKDHGLVRTVIYVALGLILYLLMIGNIAPDFVDVQVGSRAEQDIISPVTVVDEEATERARERAAREVAPVYILDPSITENQVANLERAFDVIKETLTNDNLSREEKRQQLKERIPYELSDEAYDIFLNHSLEEIETLKQFTRSIVYEIMYAGVKTDTLEAALQEVNNSLILSTLDSDLRKVSQEMAKASIVPNYVLDPEETERLRQEAREQVRPIEIREGEIIVAEGDIVTQEIYRKLGKVGLLSESANLYPYLGLALFIGLILAFIACYIHYSDLPIKKDNTQFLMYIVIFILNVVFLKVVSIGQVLDYHGIGFMAPVAFATMSMTMLLHQRIALFSSFLFGLIAAIILNGETTRYMDFTYGLVAMFSGAAGAFFLGNATRKTRILQAGFVVSVVTVCAVVTMIMLTQSPFGWLDLAQYVAYGLMSGILASVLTIGIMPFFEAAFGILSPMKLIELSNPNQPLLRKILLEAPGTYHHSVMVANLAEAAAEAVGANGLLARVGAYYHDVGKTKRPHFFIENQFNMDNPHDKIAPQLSATIITAHTRDGAQMLREHKFPKAICDIAEQHHGTTLLKYFYHKAKEGSDCQVNESDFRYDGPKAQFKESAIVGIADSVEAAVRSLSKPTPERIENIVRQIIKDRLEDGQFNECDLTLKELDTIAKVICETLKGIFHSRIEYPDETLRKAHPKGREDKQAPKLPKVENQS